From a region of the Calonectris borealis chromosome 2, bCalBor7.hap1.2, whole genome shotgun sequence genome:
- the GJD4 gene encoding gap junction delta-4 protein, translated as MERWDSLGFLIVTLNYNVTIVGKIWLMLIILLRMAVVVLAGYPLYQDEQERFICNTLQPGCSNVCYDLFSPVSHFRFWLIQTVSILLPYAAFSIYVLHKVALYIVRMHCLVHGCKGNKGLSSPKDLKELCRSAVVNRLDCGADKLSVLNFSGAYTVHLFFRTLLEAAFAAVQYFLFGFFVPERFSCYHSPCTSTVDCYISRPTEKSIMMIFIWGVSSLSFLLSLADLVCALQRMTARNQTNKLLANLHVENECILNLPPIQHGSSPPPQNQDCPVSKSSQTSDGSCSLLSEEEEEAVLHPEVVSQETASTILNSNSNKPCISGDLAVKQDSTEEPSYAGDHQGTTCRQVRPRLQQDFIKDTALTLRPQIKSHLGVSSSVVQSKLLGYYPSAELKTPDAQSNYSSTSCLKSKKSEWV; from the coding sequence GAAAGATCTGGCTGATGTTAATAATTCTGCTGCGAATGGCAGTGGTAGTGTTAGCAGGCTATCCACTCTACCAAGACGAGCAGGAGCGCTTCATCTGCAACACCCTGCAACCAGGATGCTCCAACGTTTGCTATGACTTGTTCTCTCCCGTATCCCACTTTAGATTCTGGCTTATTCAGACTGTGTCTATCCTGCTACCTTATGCTGCATTCAGCATTTATGTTTTGCACAAGGTAGCTTTGTACATTGTAAGAATGCACTGTTTGGTGCATGGATGCAAAGGGAATAAGGGTTTATCAAGCCCCAAAGACCTGAAGGAGCTCTGTAGAAGTGCTGTTGTCAATAGATTAGACTGTGGTGCAGACAAGCTAAGTGTCCTTAATTTTTCTGGGGCATAtactgttcatcttttttttaggACACTGCTTGAGGCTGCCTTTGCAGCtgtgcaatattttctttttggattttttgttcCTGAGCGCTTTTCCTGCTACCATTCACCTTGTACAAGCACAGTTGATTGTTATATCTCCAGGCCCACTGAGAAATCCATCATGATGATTTTCATCTGGGGGGTCAGCAGTCTGTCCTTTCTGCTTAGCCTTGCTGATCTTGTCTGTGCTCTCCAGAGAATGACAGCAAGAAATCAAACGAACAAGCTGCTGGCAAACCTCCACGTAGAGAATGAGTGCATTTTAAATCTTCCCCCAATACAGCATGGTAGCTCTCCTCCGCCTCAAAATCAAGACTGTCCAGTATCAAAAAGCAGCCAGACCAGTGATGGCTCCTGCTCACTTCtctctgaagaggaagaagaggctgTTCTTCATCCTGAAGTGGTGTCTCAGGAAACTGCCAGCACTATCCTTAACAGCAATAGCAATAAGCCCTGTATATCAGGAGATCTTGCTGTTAAGCAAGATAGCACTGAAGAACCCTCGTATGCTGGTGACCACCAAGGGACTACATGCAGGCAAGTGAGACCCAGGCTTCAGCAAGACTTCATTAAAGATACTGCCCTGACTTTGAGACCTCAGATCAAGTCCCACCTTGGAGTTTCTTCCTCTGTAGTTCAGAGCAAGCTTTTAGGATACTACCCTTCAGCTGAGCTAAAAACCCCTGATGCACAATCAAATTATAGCAGTACTAGTTGCTTGAAgtcaaaaaaatcagaatgggTATAG